GGATAAAGTGATTTACGCAGACCCAGCTGAGTGTAAAGTGTTAGTTGAACAAACAAACATCGACTGTCTTGCACCAGCACTAGGTTCAGTTCACGGTCCTTATAAAGGCGAACCGAATCTTGGATTTGAGGAAATGGAAATCATTTCAAGTCAATCAGATCTTCCGCTTGTTTTGCATGGTGGGACAGGTATTCCATTAAAAGATATTCAACGTGCCATTTCTCTTGGGACAGCAAAAATTAACGTAAATACTGAAAACCAAATCGAAGGAACTAAAGCAGTTCGTCAAGTTTTAGCTGAAGATACTGAGGTTTATGACCCACGTAAATACTTAGCGCCGATGAGAGAGGCAATTAAAGCAACAGTAATTGGTAAAATGCGCGAATTTGGTAGTTCGCAAAAAGCATAAATTTTGAGATATAGAAAAGAATAATCATTGGGATGGAATAACCTCTTTCCTTTTGTTTTTATTTCAAGAATATTCCTGAAGCAGTATTTCAGGTGTGATCCAGTTTTACAAGTTAAGGTGGCGCCCAAGTTTATTAGGCAAGCATCTTGATTTGACGGCTAGGCTATTTTTTATTAATTAGGAGGAAAAAGGTATGAAGTTTTTTATAGATACGGCTAATTTTGAAGAAATTAAAGAGGCGCACAGTTGGGGAGTAATCTCAGGTGTGACAACGAATCCTTCGTTAGTTGCAAAAGAAGATGTTCCTTTTCATGATAGATTGCGTGAAATTACGGAGCTTGTAGACGGTTCAGTGAGTGCGGAGGTTATCGCATTAGACGCAGAAGGTATGATTAAAGAAGGTCGCGAACTTGCGGCAATCGCACCGAATATTACGGTTAAATTACCAATGACGCCAGAAGGGTTAAAGGCTTGTTCGGTATTTTCAAAAGAAGGCATTAAAACAAATGTTACGTTAATTTTCAGTGCAAACCAAGCACTATTGGCTGCACGTGCAGGCGCTACATACGTCTCTCCATTCCTTGGAAGATTAGATGATATTGGACAAGATGGCATGACGCTAGTGAGCACAATTGCGGACATCTTTGTTCATCATAATATTAAAACTGAAATTATTGCAGCTTCAATTCGTAATCCACTTCATATTACGGATGCGGCACTTCACGGAGCGCATATCGCAACGACACCTTTTAATGTATTAAAACAATTATTTAACCATCCATTAACAGATAAAGGGATCGAAGCATTCCTTGCGGATTGGGAAGGTAGAAAAAGCAAGTGAGTTTAAAGGACATGGAAGTCTATAAAATCAAAGGTGGAAAACGGTTACAAGGGACTGTTAAAGTGAGTGGTGCTAAAAATAGTGCAGTGGCTTTAATTCCTGCTTCGATTTTGGCAAATACTCCAGTGACAATTGA
This window of the Sporosarcina pasteurii genome carries:
- the fsa gene encoding fructose-6-phosphate aldolase, coding for MKFFIDTANFEEIKEAHSWGVISGVTTNPSLVAKEDVPFHDRLREITELVDGSVSAEVIALDAEGMIKEGRELAAIAPNITVKLPMTPEGLKACSVFSKEGIKTNVTLIFSANQALLAARAGATYVSPFLGRLDDIGQDGMTLVSTIADIFVHHNIKTEIIAASIRNPLHITDAALHGAHIATTPFNVLKQLFNHPLTDKGIEAFLADWEGRKSK